A single window of Candidatus Omnitrophota bacterium DNA harbors:
- a CDS encoding helix-turn-helix domain-containing protein: MPQLMSIEELATYLKLEKQTIYNWLHEKKISGIKVGHVWRFDRSAIDSWLKSQTVNAVPVGKGKSKSKRARSIKKS, from the coding sequence ATGCCGCAACTGATGAGCATAGAGGAACTGGCTACTTATCTGAAGCTCGAGAAGCAGACGATCTATAACTGGCTTCACGAGAAGAAGATCAGCGGGATAAAAGTCGGCCACGTCTGGCGCTTTGACAGAAGCGCCATTGATAGTTGGCTTAAGTCTCAGACGGTAAATGCCGTCCCCGTTGGCAAGGGTAAGTCCAAGTCTAAACGTGCTAGAAGCATTAAAAAAAGCTAA